A genomic segment from Gossypium hirsutum isolate 1008001.06 chromosome D04, Gossypium_hirsutum_v2.1, whole genome shotgun sequence encodes:
- the LOC107898239 gene encoding UDP-glycosyltransferase 73C1, whose product MSYLSGQPHFVLFPFMAQGHLIPMIDIGLLLAQCNVIVTIVTTPHNAERVQYTIARAIESGCPIRLVQLQFPGKEVGLQDGVENVDMLYSTNDIIKLFTAANKMEEAVHKIFEKMTPKPNCIISDMCLHYTHKIATKFQVPRISFHGFCCFSLLCDHNLKSSNILETITSDSEYFRVPGLTEKVEFTKAQLPLIRDESWKAIMEPLTEADKASYGVIINTFEELESAYVREYKKIRKSWCIGPVSLSHKNELDTDKRGNKTSINKQEYLKWLDSQEPNSVIYACLGSISTIKFPELKELGLGLEASNKPFIWVLRGKNATSNQVEKWIKEDGFEERTKGRGLIIVGWAPQVLILSHSAIGGFLTHCGWNSTIEGISAGVPLITLPLLGDQFCNQKLVVQILKIGVNLGIEKPTMFGDEESGFILKIEEVKNAIYQLIDEGNEGIERRKRAKVFGEKAKKAIEVGGSSYLNITLLTEDIIQQSSNMCLDLTSVSHDGETGIEEI is encoded by the exons ATGAGTTACCTATCCGGCCAGCCTCACTTTGTGTTGTTCCCTTTCATGGCTCAAGGCCACTTGATCCCCATGATAGATATTGGCCTACTGTTAGcacaatgtaatgtgattgttaCTATAGTTACAACACCTCATAATGCAGAGAGAGTCCAATATACAATCGCCCGTGCCATTGAGTCGGGGTGCCCTATCCGTTTAGTACAACTCCAGTTTCCTGGCAAAGAAGTAGGATTGCAAGACGGGGTTGAGAATGTAGACATGCTGTATTCAACGAATGACATAATCAAATTATTCACTGCAGCAAACAAGATGGAAGAAGCAGTGCATAAAATATTTGAGAAGATGACACCAAAACCCAATTGCATTATTTCAGACATGTGCCTCCATTATACTCACAAAATTGCTACCAAGTTTCAGGTTCCAAGGATATCGTTCCATGGATTTTGTTGCTTTTCTCTTCTTTGTGATCACAACTTAAAATCCTCCAATATACTTGAGAC CATAACATCTGATTCGGAATACTTCAGGGTGCCTGGCTTGACTGAAAAGGTCGAATTTACTAAAGCCCAGTTGCCTCTTATCCGCGATGAATCCTGGAAGGCAATTATGGAACCATTAACAGAAGCTGACAAAGCATCATATGGGGTTATCATTAATACTTTCGAGGAGCTGGAGTCAGCTTATGTCAGAGAGTACAAGAAGATAAGGAAATCCTGGTGTATTGGTCCAGTTTCTCTCAGCCACAAAAATGAGTTGGATACGGATAAAAGAGGCAACAAGACTTCAATCAATAAGCAAGAGTATTTGAAGTGGCTTGATTCTCAAGAACCCAACTCTGTAATCTATGCTTGCCTTGGAAGCATCAGTACTATCAAGTTTCCTGAACTAAAAGAGTTGGGGTTGGGGTTAGAGGCATCCAACAAGCCATTCATTTGGGTCTTAAGAGGAAAGAATGCAACATCAAACCAAGTAGAGAAGTGGATTAAAGAGGATGGATTTGAGGAAAGAACAAAAGGAAGGGGGCTTATAATTGTGGGATGGGCTCCCCAAGTATTAATTTTGTCACACTCGGCTATAGGAGGCTTCCTAACTCATTGCGGATGGAATTCAACAATTGAAGGTATTTCTGCTGGCGTCCCATTGATAACATTGCCGCTCCTTGGAGACCAGTTTTGCAACCAGAAACTTGTAGTACAAATATTAAAAATCGGAGTCAACCTTGGAATTGAAAAACCTACGATGTTTGGCGATGAGGAATCTGGTTTCATTTTGAAAATAGAAGAAGTTAAAAACGCGATATACCAATTGATTGATGAAGGAAATGAAGGAATAGAGAGAAGGAAACGTGCTAAAGTGTTTGGAGAGAAGGCAAAAAAAGCTATTGAAGTTGGGGGCTCTTCTTACCTAAATATCACATTGTTAACCGAAGACATCATCCAACAATCTTCAAATATGTGTTTGGATTTGACTTCAGTCTCACATGACGGTGAGACGGGAATTGAGGAGATATGA